Below is a window of Mucilaginibacter ginkgonis DNA.
GGCAACAGTGGTGCTGCAGTTTAAGCATACCGCCGTTTGCGGATTTTCTTTAGGAGCGCTGTCCGCTCTGGATATTGCCTGGAACAACGCCGATGTTTTTGATATTGTCGGGGTGTTTTCTGGCTCTCTTTGGTGGCGATCAAAGGGTTTGGGCGAAGGTTATACCAATGACCATCGTATAATGCACAAGGTGGTCCGCCAAGGCAAAGACAAACCCGCGCTGAGATTTTTTTTACAAGCCGGCACCCAAGATGAAACCGCCGACCGCAACCGAAACGGAATTATCGATTCAATTGACGATACTATCGACCTGATATTTGAACTGGAAAATAAAGGCTATGTACGGCCACGCGATATGACCTACCTTGAGGTTGTTGGCGGCCGGCACGATATGGCAACCTGGGCTGCAGCATTACCAAAGTTTCTGTGCTGGGCGTTTGGGGGATAATGCCATTTACAGCTATATAAAAATGGCAGCCTTGAATGCAAAGCCACCGCTATCCTGTTCGCCAAGTTTTTAAAAACCCCGGGGGAGCTCAAGCCCCTCTCCTTTGGAGAGGGGTTGGGGGAGAGGTTAACCCAAATACGCCATATCCTCATCGCTGATCTCAATGTCAGCAGCTTTAATGTTTTCTTCGAGATGAGCTACAGAAGTTGTACCCGGTATTGGCAGCATTACCGGCGACTTATGCAACAACCAGGCAATATTCATCTGTGCCGGGCTTACGTTGTACTTTTTAGCCATTTCTTCGATCTTATCCTCGCCCTTATTCAAAGAAGTGTGCAGCGAGAAGTATGGAATCAGCGGAATACCGTTCTGCTCCAGTATGTCTAAAATTTCTTCGCCGCCGGCGCCGCCCATATGCCCGGCAAGCGTAGTGCGCTGGTGGTAGCCATACAGGTTTTGTACGCTGGCGATGTTGCCCATGCCCATGCCTTTTTCTAATTGTGTACGGCTTACGTTGCTAAGGCCAACATGTATGATCTTGCCTTCTTTCTGCATATCGAACATAGCCCCAACCGACTCATCAAAATGCGCTTCATGCGCGGGCATAAAGCGGTAATGGACCAAAGTGATCTGGTCTTGCTTTAGTTCTTTTAAGTTGTTATCGATGCTTTTGCGCAGCTCGTCGGGTTTGCTATATGGGTTCCAGCTTTTGTCGCTGCCGCGGATGGCGCCAACTTTTGTGCCTATCACCAGGTCGTTTTTGTATGGATGCAAAGCTTCAGCGATCAAACGGTTGGTAACACCCGGACCGTAAAAGTCTGCAGTGTCTATGTAATTTATTCCTGCATCTATAGCACGTTTAAGCACGCGCAATGCTTCATCCCGGTTTTTTGGTTCGCCGTAAAAGCCTTCGCCGGTAAGGCGCATGGTGCCGTATCCTAAGCGGTTTAATGTATAGGGATTAGCGGTGTTAGCACCGATCTGGATAGTTTTCGGATTTGACATTATTATAGTAATTAAATTGTGCATTGCTAACGTTACCGATTTGGCTTTGTTTGCGCGCTAAAATCAAATTTGACTAAAGTCCTTCTCCAAAGGAGAAGGGTTGGGATGAGGCCTTAAAACATCTTTCGATAGATCACAAAGTCTGATTTCGTTGCCACTTTATTATAAAGCTGCATTGCGGTGTGGTTGGTTTCCTGCGTAGTCCAATACACCCGTGGGCAGCCTGCTTTTTTCGCGATTTCATAAACCGCATTAATTAGCGCGCGGCCGACGCCTTTTCCGCGGACTTCGGGCAGTGTGAACAGGTCCTGCAAATAGCAGTTGGGATTTATGGCACTGGTGCTGCGGTGGAACAGATAGTGCGTCATGCCCAAGAGTTAGCCATCATGCTCGGCCACCAGCGCGTGCACTGGTTCGTAAGCATCAAAGAAGCGCGCCCAGGTTGTTTCTGTAACTTTTGCGTCGAGTGCGTTAGCGTCAACGCGATGGTAAAAAGTGTTATAGCCTTCCCAAAGGGGCAGCCATTGGTCATAGTCTCTTTTCTCGATCGGGCGGACTTGAATTTGCATAAATCAAAACTATTAAAACTTCTTATTTTCCGTCAAGTGTATACGCCGTTTATCTTTCAGAGTAGGTTAGGAGTGGTTAAACTATTTATCTATCTTAGTCAGCATGAAGCGTTTATCAGCCCTACTTTTAGCAAATTTCTTATGTGTGCAGCTATTTGCGCAGCAAACCCAAAAGCCAATGATCTATGGCAGCAGCTGGATGGCTATTACCGGCAAACCAATGGCAGCAACGGCAGGGGCAATGATATTTCAGCAGGGTGGTAACGCTGTTGACGCCGCTTGTGCCATGCTGGCCGCGACCTGCACCATGTGGGATACCCTTAGCTGGGGCGGCGAAACGCAGGCACTCATCTACAACCCAAAAACCGGGAAAGTGATCGCCATAAATGCAATGGGTGTAGCGCCTACCGGCGCGACGGTAGAATTTTTTAAAAGCAAGGGATACAACTTCCCTCCCGAATACGGCCCGCTTGCGGCAACCACGCCGGGCACACCCGGCGGATTAATTTACATGCTGATGAATTACGGCAGCATGAGTTTAAAGCAGGTGCTGGCACCTGCTATGCACATGGCGGCAGGCTACGCGATAGAGGCGCAGAGTGCAAACACCATGGCCCGCGACCACGATATGCTGGCTACATGGCCATACAGTAAAAAAGTGTTCTTTACCCATCCGGGGGAAAAACGGGAGACACCCGAACCGGGCGAAATATTTGTGCAGAAAGACTTGCTAAATACCTTAACCAAAATGGTTGATGCCGAGACCGCGGCACTTAAAAAGGGCAAAAGCCGTAAAGAAGCGTTGATGGCAGCTTATGATCGCTTTTATAAAGGTGACATCGCCGAAGAGTTTGTTCGCGGTTCTAAGGAACAAGGCGGATTAATTACCATGCAGGACCTGGCTAAGTGGAAGCCGATAGAAGAACAGCCATTGAGCATTAACTATAAAGGCATTGAGGTTTATAAACTGCAGCAGTGGACGCAAGGCCCTGTGATGCTGCAAGCGCTAAATATTTTGGAGAATTTCGATTTGAAGGGGATGGGCTACAACAGTTCGAAGTATATCCATACCCTGTATCAGGCCATGAACCTAAGCTTTGCCGACCGCGACTTTTATTACGGCGACCCCTACGCCAACACAGGCCAGCCAATGAAAGGCCTGTTAAGTAAGGAGTATGCAAAACAACGCGCGGCGTTAATACAATATGACAAGAACGATGCAAAGATCGGCCCTGGTAACCCTTACACCTTCGAAGGAAGAATCAATCCATACATCAGGCTGCTTAAAGAACGTGGCTTTGAGATGGATACCACTAAAAGAAACTTCGCGCCAAAGCACGACCTCGGCATGAACTCGCCTAAAGACGCAGACTACCAGGACAGGCTTTGGCGGGGTACTACCTCTATAGAAGCAGCTGACAAAGACGGCTGGGTAGTGTCAGTAACGCCAAGCGGCGGCTGGCTGCCGGCATGCATTGCAGGCAATACAGGTATCGGCATGAGTCAACGAATGCAAAGCTTTGTGCTGGATGCTGCATTAAATCCATTTAATGTAGTTGCTCCCGGCAAGCGCCCGCGGGTAACGTTGTCGCCGTCAATGTTCTTAAAGGATGGCAAGCCATTTTTGAGCGCCGCCGTTCAGGGTGGGGATACGCAGGATCAAAACTTGATTCAGTTCTTTTTAAATGTAGCCGAATTTGGCATGAACGTGCAGCGCGCAACTGAGGCGCCTAACTTTAACACTAACCAGTTGTGGCTGTCGCTCGGCGGAAGCAAAATTTCCGACCGTGAGCCCAAACCCGGTCAGATATTATTGAACAGCAACACGCCACAAAACGTACGCGAAGAGTTAAAGAAATTGGGCTACACCCTAAGCTTTACAGAACGCACCAGCGGGCCTATCAACGCGGTATACTTCGACACCAAACACGGTACACTTTGGGGCGGCAGCAGTAATCACGGCGAGGATTATGGGATTGGTTGGTAGCTACTGTTAAATTTTGGATTGATCTAACTACTTATCCGTCAATATATTTCAAAATAATTTTTGAATAAATAATATAAAGTCTACATTGTGTCGGTTTAACACAAAGAACCAATTAAAACCAATTTTTAGACTTTATGAAATTTTCGAAACTTGTGTTTCTGGCATTGCTACTGCCCGTAGCGGCAAGTGCGCAGAAAAAAGGTGCGGCAAAAACGCCAATGCTGGGCAAAAGCCCGGTTAAAGATGTTGTTGCCGCCATGACCATTGAAGAAAAAGTAAAATTGCTGGTAGGTATGGGCTTCAACATCGAAGGCATCCCTGCCGGTATGCTGCCACCCGTTGCACCCGAAGATAAAATACCAGAGAAGGTTGCCGGTGCAGCCGGGCGCCTGCATGCCATTCCGCGTTTAGGCATCCCAACCATTACCGTTGCCGATGGCCCTGCCGGCGTGCGTATTAATCCAATCCGCCATAAAGACAGTACTAAAACATATTACGCTACCGCGTTCCCTGTTGGTACACTGCTGGCATCTTCGTGGGATACCGCGCTGGTGCGCCGCGTAGGTATGGCCTTCGGTCACGAGGTTAAAGAGTACGGGGTAGATGTATTGCTGGGCCCTGGGATGAACATTCAGCGTAACCCGCTTGGCGGCCGTAACTTCGAGTATTTTTCTGAAGACCCTATCATCAGCGGCAACATGGCCGCGGCGATAGTAAAAGGTATACAGTCAAACGGTGTGGGTACCTCTATCAAACACTTTGTAGCCAACAATGCCGAATACAACCGTACCGCGCTTAACACTTTTGTAAGTGAGCGCGCCATGCGCGAAATTTATTTGAAGGGTTTCGAGATCGCCGTTAAGAAGGCTCAGCCTTGGACGGTGATGTCTTCATACAACTTGGTTAACGGCACTTATACTTCGCAAAACCGCGACCTGTTAACAACCATTCTGCGTAACGAGTGGGGCTTTAAAGGCTTCGTGATGACAGACTGGTTTGGCGGTAAAGACGCGGTTGCACAGGTAAACGCGGGTAATGACCTGATGATGCCTGGTACCCTTACCCAGACAAACGCGATACTGGCAGCAGTGAAATCCGGCGCTATCAGTAAAGCGCAGTTGGATGCAGATGTGACCCACATCCTGACCGTGATACTGCAAACACCGACATTTAAAAACTATAAATATTCTGATAAGCCGAACCTGGCTGCCGACGCCATGGTAAGCCGCACCGCAGCTGCTGAAGGTATGGTATTGCTGAAGAATAAATACAACGTGCTGCCGTTAAGCGGCACCAATGTGGCCTTATTCGGTAATAATGGCTATAACCTGATCACCGGCGGAAGCGGCAGTGGTATGGTGAACAAAGCTTATGTAATCTCGCTTAATAAGGGCTTGCAAAATTCGGGCTACAGCGTAGATCCGTTATTGAGCGACAGCTATGGCGCGTACCTGGCAGATGCAAAATCTAAAATGCCGAAACCTACTATGCTGTCGATGTTTATGGCGCCGCCGCCAATTGCAGAGATGCCGTTAACGCCCGAGATATTGAAGAGCCGTTCGGCTGCAAGCGACGTAGCTGTGATCAGCATTGGCCGTATAGCAGGCGAAGGTGCAGACCGTAAGCCTGATGACTTTAACCTGAGCCGGGTTGAACTGGACATGATCGATAATGTGAGCAACGCATTCCATGCTGCGGGTAAGAAAGTAGTTGTGGTCTTGAACATTGGTGGTGTGATAGAAACCGCGAGCTGGAGAGATAAGGTTGATGGTATCTTATTGGCGTGGCAGCCGGGCCTCGAAGGTGGTAACGCTATCGCCAATGTTTTGCGCGGCAAGGTAAACCCATCAGGTAAACTGGCGGTAACCTTCCCGGTAAAATATATGGATGTGCCAAATGCTAAAGATTTTCCGGGCAAGCCACTGCCGGGTACAACAGCGCCTGCTAATCCAATGTTGGGCGCACAGCCTAGCGAGGTTACTTATGACGATGGCATTTTTGTAGGTTACCGTTACTTCAACACGTTTAATGTAAAACCTGCTTTTGAATTTGGCTATGGTATGTCATACACCGACTTTGGCTATAGCAAATTCGCGCTTAGCTCAAATAAGTTTAACGGCCGCCTTACCGCTACGGTTTTAGTGACCAACAAAGGCAAAGTTGCCGGTAAGGAGGTTGTACAGTTATACATTAGTGCGCCGTCTAAAATGATGCAGAAGCCAGAAAGCGAGTTAAAAGGCTTTGCGAAAACCCGCTTGCTAAAACCGGGCGAAGCACAATTACTGACATTCATTATCAGCGCGGCAGAC
It encodes the following:
- a CDS encoding glycoside hydrolase family 3 C-terminal domain-containing protein, with product MKFSKLVFLALLLPVAASAQKKGAAKTPMLGKSPVKDVVAAMTIEEKVKLLVGMGFNIEGIPAGMLPPVAPEDKIPEKVAGAAGRLHAIPRLGIPTITVADGPAGVRINPIRHKDSTKTYYATAFPVGTLLASSWDTALVRRVGMAFGHEVKEYGVDVLLGPGMNIQRNPLGGRNFEYFSEDPIISGNMAAAIVKGIQSNGVGTSIKHFVANNAEYNRTALNTFVSERAMREIYLKGFEIAVKKAQPWTVMSSYNLVNGTYTSQNRDLLTTILRNEWGFKGFVMTDWFGGKDAVAQVNAGNDLMMPGTLTQTNAILAAVKSGAISKAQLDADVTHILTVILQTPTFKNYKYSDKPNLAADAMVSRTAAAEGMVLLKNKYNVLPLSGTNVALFGNNGYNLITGGSGSGMVNKAYVISLNKGLQNSGYSVDPLLSDSYGAYLADAKSKMPKPTMLSMFMAPPPIAEMPLTPEILKSRSAASDVAVISIGRIAGEGADRKPDDFNLSRVELDMIDNVSNAFHAAGKKVVVVLNIGGVIETASWRDKVDGILLAWQPGLEGGNAIANVLRGKVNPSGKLAVTFPVKYMDVPNAKDFPGKPLPGTTAPANPMLGAQPSEVTYDDGIFVGYRYFNTFNVKPAFEFGYGMSYTDFGYSKFALSSNKFNGRLTATVLVTNKGKVAGKEVVQLYISAPSKMMQKPESELKGFAKTRLLKPGEAQLLTFIISAADLASFDTSSESWMAEAGDYKIKIGASSTDIKKDGSFNLAKPITVEHVHKALAPSGPINEIVRAQ
- a CDS encoding aldo/keto reductase, which codes for MSNPKTIQIGANTANPYTLNRLGYGTMRLTGEGFYGEPKNRDEALRVLKRAIDAGINYIDTADFYGPGVTNRLIAEALHPYKNDLVIGTKVGAIRGSDKSWNPYSKPDELRKSIDNNLKELKQDQITLVHYRFMPAHEAHFDESVGAMFDMQKEGKIIHVGLSNVSRTQLEKGMGMGNIASVQNLYGYHQRTTLAGHMGGAGGEEILDILEQNGIPLIPYFSLHTSLNKGEDKIEEMAKKYNVSPAQMNIAWLLHKSPVMLPIPGTTSVAHLEENIKAADIEISDEDMAYLG
- a CDS encoding gamma-glutamyltransferase family protein; amino-acid sequence: MKRLSALLLANFLCVQLFAQQTQKPMIYGSSWMAITGKPMAATAGAMIFQQGGNAVDAACAMLAATCTMWDTLSWGGETQALIYNPKTGKVIAINAMGVAPTGATVEFFKSKGYNFPPEYGPLAATTPGTPGGLIYMLMNYGSMSLKQVLAPAMHMAAGYAIEAQSANTMARDHDMLATWPYSKKVFFTHPGEKRETPEPGEIFVQKDLLNTLTKMVDAETAALKKGKSRKEALMAAYDRFYKGDIAEEFVRGSKEQGGLITMQDLAKWKPIEEQPLSINYKGIEVYKLQQWTQGPVMLQALNILENFDLKGMGYNSSKYIHTLYQAMNLSFADRDFYYGDPYANTGQPMKGLLSKEYAKQRAALIQYDKNDAKIGPGNPYTFEGRINPYIRLLKERGFEMDTTKRNFAPKHDLGMNSPKDADYQDRLWRGTTSIEAADKDGWVVSVTPSGGWLPACIAGNTGIGMSQRMQSFVLDAALNPFNVVAPGKRPRVTLSPSMFLKDGKPFLSAAVQGGDTQDQNLIQFFLNVAEFGMNVQRATEAPNFNTNQLWLSLGGSKISDREPKPGQILLNSNTPQNVREELKKLGYTLSFTERTSGPINAVYFDTKHGTLWGGSSNHGEDYGIGW
- a CDS encoding alpha/beta hydrolase gives rise to the protein MTVTETSLIIDSEYLKRKVQVKLFLPEDADTPLVNLLLLNDGQETDTLDLRSILEHVQNSGRIQPVAVAAICAGKDRVQEYGVAGIPDFKGRGSRAADYTRFVIDELMPQLKLATVVLQFKHTAVCGFSLGALSALDIAWNNADVFDIVGVFSGSLWWRSKGLGEGYTNDHRIMHKVVRQGKDKPALRFFLQAGTQDETADRNRNGIIDSIDDTIDLIFELENKGYVRPRDMTYLEVVGGRHDMATWAAALPKFLCWAFGG
- a CDS encoding GNAT family N-acetyltransferase, with the translated sequence MTHYLFHRSTSAINPNCYLQDLFTLPEVRGKGVGRALINAVYEIAKKAGCPRVYWTTQETNHTAMQLYNKVATKSDFVIYRKMF